The window CTTACTTCATCACTCTtgacattttttcatttttccctcctttttcttgCACCCTCTACAGAAACGATCTGCTTTTAGGACATTCTTTGTAAATTCAATCACAAAGGACAGTAACACAATACATTATCCTACGTTAATCTAAAAGTGCTAAAAGCCAGAAGCAGTAAACGTGTTTCAAACAAACTGTCATGATAAAAGCGTTCAGATATGCATGTATCGATGAGTGCCATGTAGAATTGGTAGTCATCTACAAGATTACCAACTCCAATGCTCTTTTTCAGATTTAATCAGATGAAATTTGATTCATAAACAAGATAAATGTTATCTACTTTAGATATTAATTAGATGCAATAAGGGCTAATTAGAAACGTCAAGATTTTCAGATAAAGGACTTGCCTGGAGGTCTGTGATATCTCCAACTGCAAAGACATTCTTAAAACCCCTGACTCTCATGTGCTTGTCAACCATCAGTCTTCCATGGATGTCCAAGCTGTTTGTCAAGACGGTCTCTTTCAGCCACTCTGATCCAATTGGCTTTCCGGTACACATGAAGTGGCAATCGGCTGCAATAGTCTCGCCGCCTGAAGTTCGATATACTCCTTCTGATATAGATTgcattgaaatagattgttGTAGGATCacttcaactttctttgaTGTTAACCAGTTAAgtgccttttgggaagccttAAACCCGACAAATTCCATTAATCTCGACCCCCGGtgtattaatttcaaatttttctctGGGAAATCAACAGCAATTTCAGCAGCGAGCTCTACGCCAGTAGGACCACCtccaattattaaaattgtattGGCAGCTTTTATCTTCTCACATTCTGTATCCAAAAAGAACAAGTTAGCTTGGTGTGCAGAACATCTATGCTGCTTCCAAATCCTACCCCTATACGTTTGAACGAAGTAAACAAATGTGATGACAAGATAAGGTAGTCCGCTTCCCCCCCCACATGCCTGGAGAGGGGAGCGAAGCATTCctgataagggtgtggaaacctctccctgttggacgcattttaaaaccttgaggggaagcccaaaagggaaaaagcccaaaaatgacaatatcgctagttgtgggcttgagctattataaagggtatcagagtcaaatactgggcagtgtgccagcgaggacgttggcctccaagggggtggattgtgagatcccacattagttggagagaggaacaaagcatttacTATAagcgtgtgaaaacctctctctaatagacgcgttttaaaaccttgaggggaagcccgaaagggaaagcccaaaaagaacaatatcggctggcgatggacttgggctgttacagaaaGAGAAACTTATGCCTACTTTCAGTTTAAGCTTCTGCAGATCTTTTTTAGAATAACTAGAGTGTCAcatgtattatttttatgcttTGCCCACCCCAAACTTATCTCCAAGAGACAACTTTTGAGTTACAAGTTCTCAACCTAGGAGATTGAGCCTAGATTTCACTACATCAAGAAGAATTTCACCAAGAACATTAGAGACATATCATgctctttataattttatctttatccCTGCTCTTACTAAAATTGGATAAAGGCAAACTCAATATAAGAACCTGGCAACTCCAAAAGTTGTTGGTGCAAAAATAAGAGGAATTCTGTCTAGCTAATGTACAAACCCCTTGGGACATGGGAAGGAGCCAGTTTTTCTCAGTCAAGAGTGCCTCGTCACTCTGCTACTTTAAGAGAttattgtaacggcccaaactcgtcgctagcagatattgttctctttgggctttccctttcgggtttcctctcgaggtttttaaaacccgtctgctagggagaagtttccacacccttataaagaatcctgcattctcctccccaaccgatgcgatgtgagatctcacaattgattggggggttccacatcgattggagaagggaacgagtgccaacgaggatgctggaccctgaaggaggtggattgtgagattccaatcggttggggaggagaacgaagcattctttatatgagtgtggaaacatctccctaacagacacattttaaaaaccttgagaggaagcccgaaaaggaaagtccagagaggacaatatctgttagcggtggacttgggccattataattacaaacacataaacaaaattttgtagAGAAAGTTGCCTATCAGGTAAGCaacagagaaaaaatataatgtgCAAGTCCATGCAGATCCTACAACCGAAATTTTAGTATGGCCAGTTCTACCTCAATAacgaacataaaaaaaatcatttaatcaACTTTATTCACCTGCTTGGTATTGACTGAGCCTTTCAGTTTTACTTTTTGGAACAGTTTCCTCGTGACCGGTAGCAACGACAAGATAATCGTAGGGAACTGAAGAGCCATCTGAAACAAAAACTTCGTTGTCTGTGATACTCATGGCTGCAGATGAAACAATTCTTGCATTGGGAAGGTAATCAGTATGATTAATCACTGATCTTTCAGCAAATGACGGCTCCACCATTGACCTCAAACCAGCCCATGAGATCTCAAAATACTCCTTCCTGAGTCCAATCAAACCATTACAACCTTACTAAAAAGTATTTTCTTCAGGAAAAGCAAGGGAACACTACTCGAGTTGTTGTAAAGAAcgtaataaattaaatattagaaaaaccATCAGCGATCCGTTACAGCAATTTGTATTACGAAAGAGGATTTCGTTGAACGAGTATAATTCTCAGTTTTAATATCAATAACAATACTCGTGATCCAATAAATCGAACAAGAATAGAAAAGAACTCCAATAACAAACGAAAGTACAAGCAAGCTTACTGATCGATTAGCACGACATCGGCGACCAACTGAAGAGAATGAGCAACAAAAGCGCCGCCGATTCCTCCGCCTACTACCACCACCCTCTTCTTGTCCTCCGCCCCCAGCATTTGCAGGCCTTTCACAGAACTCCTCAGACACATCTTTGAAGCGATTTCAAACACCTCTTCGTAGCTCAAAACTCAAATGTTAAAAATACTAAACAGCGAATAAAGTTGAGAATTGTCTCAAGATCAAGAAATCGGTACTTTCCAGTGGGAAAGCTCGAGATTCCGGCTGATTTTGGGGTTCGGCAAGAGGATTTGCAGCGTTGAAAAAAATGGGgggaagaaataaaatgtGAGCTATTGAAAAGTGAATTGGGCTTTGTTGGCGCGCATAGCTAGAAAAACGGTTAGCTTACTGACACGTGTCCATTACGAACATTAATTCCTAGCgatatttgtttttctgtttctgtaacgtttatttgtttttctaattttagatttatttttctagtttttttgttttttgttttcaattaaattattattttctatatatttgtatttaataacaactttatgatttatttttcaaaaaataaattataataacaaaaaaaaaaaaaactaaaaattataatttaactaattatttattaaatattgtaaACCTCATCcaaaattaacaattttatatatatacacgcaACCCCGAATCTAAAGAgtaattacaataaataatgcaaaaaagattcaaatatcaaatcaagaaaagagTGAGTGACAATAAAATATCACTTTCTTGAAgactttttgaattttgtagttgaattaagattatttatgttatgtcttattttttttaatttgtatttaatagtttttattgGTAATTTGTAGTTGTAGTTGAActatattgtttgaattatctTTTTGGCTTATTTAAAGGTATATAATATTCAAGTTTGAAATCGTGGTGGAATACAATGAAATTTGTGTTTGAAACACATTCAAACTTTGCTTTAACTAATTTTGGACTGAATCATCTTGGTATCCCAGAGTGATCATCATAGATTTCAAGTTCCATTTAAGATCCATTTAAGAGTTATTCATCCTTCTAACCCGCTATTGGTTGGACTCAATTcgttaataattattcaaacttcTCTATTTTCAAACGTGTAATTTTCAAACCATCTTCTTGAAAAGTATCGTCGGTTTGTGTAATATTTCAACCCATTTAATCATGTAAAAttctaaattgattttttttttcaaatttggttgatttaattgaaaatttaatatttaatttggcaaaaaacaataacaattggaattataatattaattcaaatgcaaATTCACATTTtctgaattaaaatatatttttttaataatattgataaaagaatataaaacgACAACAACCTTCCTAGTTTGGatataaacatcaataataaggtttataatttatttaaaaatagaaaaatatatattcactaatttcatacaaatatttattgacattaataacttttaacattttattagCAAAATCcaacttaaatttaaatacaatatttaaaaaatcaacttcgaggcccagcgtcctcgctggcactctttcattcctccaatcgatgtgggaccgcccccaaatccaccccctttggggcccagcgtaatccacccccttcgtggcccagcgtccttgctggcactctttccttcctccaatcgatgtgggaccacccccaaatccaccctctttggggccagcataatccacccccttcgtggcccagcgtcctccctggcactctttccttcctccaatcgatgtgggaccatccccaaatccaccccctttgggggccagcatccttactgccACACCGcttcgtgtctacccccttcagggaacagcaAGAAAGCtgggcccagcgttcttactggcacatcgcctcgtgtctacccccttcggggaacagcgaaaAGACTAACACATCGTctgatgtctagctctgataccatttgtaacgacccagatccactgctaacagatattgtcctctttgggttttccttttcgggcttcccctcaaggctttaaaacgcgtctgctaagggaaggttccacccccttataaatggtggtttgttctccctcaatcaatgtgggacatcacaataataataataataataataaactagtaattttaaaaatacatttaaaaaataaataaattacaaattttaattaattacctatcattttttttatctatttaatttaccaactttaataataatttaagagGAGGAGatatctaaacttttaatttatatttaataagtgatcgaactttaaaaaatatttaattaattcttaaatattataatagattgattaatttttaaaaattaatatatatatatatatatatttcaccaaagttatttatttttttttaaaaaaccgtCCCACTAAAAATGTAACTTGCCGTGTAAAATATAACAACAGCTCCGGACAACGGACTTTTCTTTACTTAAAGGATTGCTGCTTTTCGTCTGCAAAAATCATCTTCGAACTCACAGCCAAAAACTGATCTCCGATCACGTTCATGGCGGCTGACGACGCTGTGGTTGTAGTGAACGGTTTGAAATTCGACCAGAAGCACGGGAAGGAGCGAGTTCGAGTGGCTCGGGTATGGCGGACTAAAGATGGCCGTCATTTCATCGTCGAATGGAGCGTTGGCATCAGTCTTATTTCCGATTGTGTTGCCGCTTACGTTAGCGATGATAATTCCGAAATCGTTGCAACTGATACTATGAAGAATActgtaattgttttattttctatgcTCTCATCGTTTCATTGGtgattttgatgatttgttGATTGTGTTTCTTGTGTATCTGTTTGGTTTGAGTGAAATTTGTGATATCGAGTAACTTCTGATCTTGAGAAGTGTTACGGATTAGTAAAGCGGTTCATGAATGGAAAATTTCTGAAAGGCAGGGTTTGGATCTTGAGTTTGGGAAACAGAGCAAAGCGCAAAAAGAGCCTACGCTTTTTtatgattaagaaaaaaacgaaGCGAGGGATTGATTTGACGGTGCGGTGCTGAAAGATGGAAAGTTATTGTCTAGAGTTGGAATCTTGAACAAGACGGAATTAAACCTTTCTGCATAATAATCATAACAGTTCACTATTGATTTTTTGGTTCTAATATTGTTACTCGCTTTACGATTAAAAGTTAATGGAATTTATGTCATTCAGGTGTACGCCAAAGCCAAGGAATGCTCTGATCAAATTTCAGTGGAAGATTTTGCGATTCTTCTTGCCGAACACTTCACATCATATTACAAGCAGGTACATCCCATGTTTCAACTTGTATTCTTAATTATTCGCGTGTTTGGCACTAATTGAAGTTGTAAATTGGAGCTGGTAAGCATTGAAAGTAATAGTGATCTCCATTTCAAAGCTCTTGCATGATCACTTAACCAGTTCTGGAACTTCACTATAGCCGACATGTTTTTATTCTCTTGCTCTACATTACTTATTAATACATTGGGGGAACTCATTGTCCCACCGGTTTCGCTTTGTGGGCCGGGAATGCCCGACTTATCAATTTATCCGGTAAACTACTGGAGGCTCATGTAGCCCTACCGGATTAATCGTATTCTGGCCGGAGCAATGAACCAATTCGAAGTGGCTCATTTCGTACCTGAGAAGCCCATGTATGAACAAAGATTAATTTTACTTTCCCACCTAGCTACTCTAGGTTGGGGCGTAGGTCTTGGTGGGGAAGTTATAAACACCTTTCCCTACTTTGTGTCTGGAGTTCTTCACTTAATTTCCTCCGGGTTTCATAAAGATTACATAATTATTGCTGTTCAAGTGGAACCATTGTTTTCTCAATTCCAACAAGTTCATTTTTAACCTTGAAAAATGGGGGCCAATTCTTGAAAATGTCATGTGTCGTCAAGCTCCTACAACTAGTGATGAATTATCTGCATAATTTGAGGTTTTTATTGGTAGATTACCTACCTGCTTTCTGAATCAAGAACCTTGTTCTTCaagtgttaaaaaaattgctGAGTCTGCCATTATAGATCTCTTCAgaccttttttttcattagaaAACATACAATCATGGATCAAATATGACCATAGTATTTGAGATGTTCTCCAGATGCATGCACCAACAGTAAATAACCAGTCCACTGAATTAGTTACATATTGGCCGGACAGAGTAAACATCTCTCCACCAATTTCCATAAAACGATGTTTCTTGCTTCCTTCTCGAACTTCCTTCTCGAacttccttcatttttttttatcttttcttctgCTCAAATCCCTTTTTCCTCATTGCACATGTTGCTCATCCTTGGgatctttttcttcttattattattagttggTGCTAAAAGTTAATAGATCCAAAGATGTTCTCTAATATGTGCAATTCATGTTGCAGGTTACTACTGCGGTAGTGAAAATTGCAGAAAAGTCATGGGAGCGTGTATCTGTCAATGGTCAACCACACAACCATGGTTAGTTGTTCTTCTTTGTAAAGTTTGACCACTGAATAATTCTTAATTCTTATAGACGATCGTTAATAACTCTTTGCTGAGAACTAATTTTTATCATTACATTCAACCTTTGCAAAGATAATGAAGATGTTgaaatatttagtttaaagatttttttttcggttGGAAACAATAACATTTAATTGATatgatgaaattataaaaagatgaGAGATTCTATCCAATGGGTTATAGAAAAAACTTTTCCGTTTGGTCATGAGAGTAGATAAACTGTAATTACAAAGGGAACAGGAGAGAGATAAGAAAGTTATAGAAGTGAGGAAGGCTTGAGCATCTTGCTCCTTTTCTTTAGAACTTCAAGTTAATAAAGCTTCCATTGTTCAATCTTCCTTATCTGCGAATTGGAATCTCTGAgttcttattttattctcttacatgcattattttattgaaggCTTCAAACTTGGATCTGAAAAGCACACTACAGAGGTGATATTTAAGAAGTCAGGTGCGTTACAAGTGAGCTCTGGCATTGAGGAACTATCTTTGCTGAAGACAACTCAAGTAAGTCTGCTCTTTTAAATACATATTCAAAATCCATCACTATATACAACTCATGGTTATATAATGATGTCTTTATATTGAAGGAGTGCTAACTGAGATGCACCAGCTTTTCTTATTCTAAAATCTGGCCTCATGGGTTTTTTCAATAATGAAAGCTATTCTATTTCATTTATCAGTCAATTAAGCCACTTCTGCATAGTCTACCTCATCAGCTTTGCGTCATCTTCTCTCTATTCTTTATCAgcaatatatatttctatacCTAAAATTCACCCTTCATATCCAAATCTATTCAAACTCAGAAGTACCCTGAAATTTTCCAAGGTCAAAGGTCTACTTAGCTGATACAGACGCAGCTGTGTCCATATATAGTTTAGAGATTCTCCTCATGATTCAGGCATTAGGAGCAAACTATCTGAGAAACATCAAGAGTCAGATTTTGATTGAACATGAATTCTCCTTGGAAGTCTAAGCTTTATGATTTTATGATGACAATCTAAAAGCCATTTAATGTAAATTACTTAGCTGGCATGATTAGCTTTGATGTCACTCAAGAAGGATTTATTGTATCCTGGGGTAAAGTTTCCTTTTAATCAAGAGTTGGCACTTGGATAAACTTGTAGAATACATAGCAGACAAAAATTTCAGTAAATTTTCTACTAGTAGATGCTGTTTAACTATCTTATGTTTTTGCTATTTTCTCTCCGAACTTTATCGTGTGATCGAGCAGTCAGGTTTTGAGCAATTTTTTCGGGATAAGTACACAGCTCTTCCTGAGACACGAGAGAGGATATTGGCCACCAAGGTTTCTGCTTCATGGAGGTATATTCTTTAATGATCAGACTTGTCTGAGAACTAATACCTTTTCATATAGCTTCTGGTTCTCTTGCCTTATTATTTTACAGGTCGAAGAGCAATCAATTCcaagtatttttgtttttgtttttgtttggtttctaGTATTTGgttcacaaacaaaatttatatactTTGATGCAGGTATTCATTTGAATCTATGTCTAGTATCCCCAAACAGCAGTGTTACTTCACGGAAACATACCTTGATGTCAAAAAAGTGTTAGTTGACACCTTCTTTGGGCCTCCAAAAGAGGGTGTTTATAGCCCATCTGTTCAATACACTCTTTATGAAATGGCAAATAACGTTCTCAGCAGGTGAATGCTCAATTGTACTAAATACCTTTAAATGTTTGAACTCTGTTAATAATTTTTGGATTTCCACTATTTTAGGTTCCATGTTATATCATCAGTGAGGCTGAAAATGCCAAATCTCCACTTCTTACCTGTCAACATATCAACAAAAGATAATCGGAGTATCGTTAAGGTAAGAGTCTGTTTACAACGGTTCACTTTTCGTTTTCCATATTTATTGAAGAGGTCTAGGCTGTGATCTGGTGATCTATGTGCAACCCTGCTTGGACTCTCAAACTTATTTTGAGTTCATGCAGAGTTCTTGCTATCTTTGTTGCCAATCTCCTACCCATTTCAGTTCTTGCTATCTTTGTTCTATTAACTCTCTGGTTAATCTATGTGCAACCCTGCTTCGACTCTCAAACTTATTTTGAGTTCATGCAGAGTTCTTGCTATCTTTGTTGCCAATCTCCTACCCGTTTCAGTTCTTGATATCTTTGTTCTATTAACTCTCTGGTTAATCTTGGCAATAATTCACTATATACCTGAGAATTTCTTATGTTTTTTAGATGGACGTCCAAGTTCTTTCATTCAGTGCTATTGCTTATAATTTACATTCATTCTTCCTTTTTGCAACTCTTTTAataatgagtttaaatttaGCACCTATGTTGGTTAAAATTTACAGCGTCTGTTAGCCCAAAATATAGGACCAAATGACTTTCTAAGTGCTTAGAAGTGTACCATTTTTGGCacttataacatttttatgaCTTTCTAAGTGCTTAAAAGTGTACCATTTTTGGCacttataacattttttaaacatttagaAAGTCATTCCAAAGAAGCTCGTAATCTCACATCTTGTTAGCATCGATTACAACCATCATTATACTTATATAACTAAAA is drawn from Cucurbita pepo subsp. pepo cultivar mu-cu-16 chromosome LG09, ASM280686v2, whole genome shotgun sequence and contains these coding sequences:
- the LOC111801821 gene encoding apoptosis-inducing factor homolog B-like yields the protein MCLRSSVKGLQMLGAEDKKRVVVVGGGIGGAFVAHSLQLVADVVLIDQKEYFEISWAGLRSMVEPSFAERSVINHTDYLPNARIVSSAAMSITDNEVFVSDGSSVPYDYLVVATGHEETVPKSKTERLSQYQAECEKIKAANTILIIGGGPTGVELAAEIAVDFPEKNLKLIHRGSRLMEFVGFKASQKALNWLTSKKVEVILQQSISMQSISEGVYRTSGGETIAADCHFMCTGKPIGSEWLKETVLTNSLDIHGRLMVDKHMRVRGFKNVFAVGDITDLQEIKQGYLAERHAHITSKNLKVLLMGGNESKLATYKLGSPLAIVSLGRKEGVAQLPFTTISGCIPGLIKSGDLFVGKTRKELGLAP
- the LOC111801822 gene encoding uricase-2 isozyme 2; translation: MAADDAVVVVNGLKFDQKHGKERVRVARVWRTKDGRHFIVEWSVGISLISDCVAAYVSDDNSEIVATDTMKNTVYAKAKECSDQISVEDFAILLAEHFTSYYKQVTTAVVKIAEKSWERVSVNGQPHNHGFKLGSEKHTTEVIFKKSGALQVSSGIEELSLLKTTQSGFEQFFRDKYTALPETRERILATKVSASWRYSFESMSSIPKQQCYFTETYLDVKKVLVDTFFGPPKEGVYSPSVQYTLYEMANNVLSRFHVISSVRLKMPNLHFLPVNISTKDNRSIVKFEDDVYLPTDEPHGSIEACLSRLSSKL